CTTGATTATACAACCTGGACACGCGCGCCGCCCCCGGGCAGAATGGCCTCACCCTTGCCGTGAGGGAGCGAACGCCATGGCCCGCACACTGGCACTGCCGCGCGCCGACGGAACGATCGCGCCGTACACGCTGACCGGCCAGGCGGCAGTCACCCCGCCCCCCGGTCCGATCAGGAGCCGCGTGGCCTACGCCGCGGTGCACGTCGTCGCCGACTCGCTGGCCGACATCAGCCCCTGGCTGGAGGCCCGTCTGGACTGGGAGGCGACGCTCGCCTACCGGCGCCACATCTGGTCGCTCGGTCTGGCCGTCGCCGAGGCGATGGACACCTCGCAGCGCGGGATGGGATTCGACTGGCCCACCGCCAGGGAGCTGATCACGCGTTCGGTGGCGGAGGCGCGGACGATGCCCGGGGCCGTCATCGCCAGCGGCGCCGGGACCGACCAGCTGGAGCCGTCGCCCCGCGTGACGATCGCCGACGTGGAGGCGGCCTACGAGGAGCAGTGCGGCCACATCGAGTCGGTGGGCGGGCGGATCATCCTGATGGCCAGCCGGGCGCTGGCCGCCTGCGCGAAGGGGCCCGACGACTATGTGAAGGTCTACGGCCGGATCCTGGCCCAGGCCCGGGAGCCCGTCATCCTCCACTGGCTGGGCGAGATGTTCGACCCCGCGCTGGCCGGCTACTGGGGCTCCCGCGACCTGGACCGGGCGGCCCAGACGCTGCTGGCGATCGTCCAGGAGTACGCCGCCCGGATCGACGGCGTGAAGATCTCGCTGCTCGACCAGACGCGTGAGATCGCCATGCGCCGCCGCTTCCCCCGGGGTGTGCGCATGTACACGGGGGACGACTTCGACTATCCGACTACCATCGGCGGCGACGAGCACGGCGC
This is a stretch of genomic DNA from Candidatus Methylomirabilota bacterium. It encodes these proteins:
- a CDS encoding dihydrodipicolinate synthase family protein, coding for MARTLALPRADGTIAPYTLTGQAAVTPPPGPIRSRVAYAAVHVVADSLADISPWLEARLDWEATLAYRRHIWSLGLAVAEAMDTSQRGMGFDWPTARELITRSVAEARTMPGAVIASGAGTDQLEPSPRVTIADVEAAYEEQCGHIESVGGRIILMASRALAACAKGPDDYVKVYGRILAQAREPVILHWLGEMFDPALAGYWGSRDLDRAAQTLLAIVQEYAARIDGVKISLLDQTREIAMRRRFPRGVRMYTGDDFDYPTTIGGDEHGASDALLGIFDVIAPVASAALHALDAGDRARFAALLTPTLPLSRHVFGDPTRFYKTGVVFAAYLNGHQAHFRMVGGLESARSIAHLSEQFVLMDRAALLRDPDTAVERMRRLLAV